The Oryza glaberrima chromosome 9, OglaRS2, whole genome shotgun sequence genome includes a window with the following:
- the LOC127785081 gene encoding disease resistance protein RPM1-like, producing MAEALVFIVLQKIGAALGREALNVVGTQLQKQPPTLVDVENNMRQLKIEFHVMKAFLTQQQIHFSQDRAYDAWLDEVKNVAHEAEDVIDEYVYLAGQTAKETSKLKKLFHCSKTTSDWHIIATQLSQIKSRLQNLTNMKARYGISANDSEDGSTSSHESLKELTSDSAYFDTEDDMVGNKEESEKVMKLLIHGEETRTVISICGMGGLGKTTLARAIYKKNEIRKNFDCFSWITISQNYKVEDLFRRILKQFLDMNENIPDQTDIMYRVSLVERLRNYLQDKKYLIFLDDMWSQDAWILLDRAFVKNKKGSRIVITTRNEDVASIANNGCSFKPKYLPWGDAWDLFCRKAFHRLDQNGCPQVVMHWAEKIVSKCEGLPLAIVAIGSLLSYKQIDEAEWKLFYGQLNWQLTKNQKLNYVTSILNLSFDYLPANLKNCFLYCSMFPEDHEIRRKQIIRLWIAEGFIEERGDITLEEVAEDYLKELVQRSLLQVAWTKEYERPKSFRMHDLVRDITVTKCKIEKFSLLADNTCVTKLSDEARRVSLVKGGKSMESGQGPRKIRSFILFDEEVQFSWIQKATSNFRLLRVLSLRYAKIVKLPDAVTYLFNLHYLDLRHTEVQEIQQSIGKLRKLQTLDLRETFVEQLPEEIKFLTKLRFLSVDVDCDPSNLHRHFPRFQATRICSEFYLLTDLQVLGDIKASKHVVTNLSRLTQLRCLGICDVKQDHMEKLCVSIKSMPNLIRLGIVSHGEDEILDLQHLGHVPDLEWLHLRGKLHGAGATSNLQNFSKLRYLSIGWSRLQVDPLPAISHLSNLAELYLQKAYDGLLMTFQAGWFPNLRELGLADMDQLRSIDIEAGTMPNLSILVLCGLQNMISVPVGFKYLTSLQILRLWDMPKEFMERTHAEDHVYVKHIHQIRYHALRVKRWKFTSLQRSEKKEMALSDSKTVTERS from the exons ATGGCAGAAGCCTTGGTATTTATCGTTCTTCAAAAGATTGGTGCTGCTTTAGGGAGAGAAGCACTCAATGTCGTAGGCACACAGTTACAAAAACAGCCACCAACTTTAGTTGATGTTGAGAATAACATGAGGCAGCTTAAAATCGAGTTTCATGTCATGAAAGCTTTTCTCACTCAGCAGCAAATACATTTCTCACAAGATAGAGCCTACGATGCTTGGCTTGATGAAGTAAAGAATGTTGCACATGAAGCTGAGGATGTGATTGATGAGTATGTCTATCTAGCTGGGCAGACAGCCAAAGAAACAAGCAAGCTAAAGAAACTGTTCCATTGCTCCAAAACTACCAGTGATTGGCACATTATTGCAACACAACTTTCACAAATCAAATCTCGCCTTCAAAACCTCACAAACATGAAGGCTCGTTATGGCATTTCAGCAAATGACAGTGAAGATGGTAGCACTTCAAGTCATGAGAGCCTAAAGGAGCTTACATCTGATTCAGCGTATTTTGATACTGAAGATGATATGGTTGGCAATAAAGAAGAATCCgaaaaagttatgaaattattgaTACATGGCGAAGAAACCCGTACAGTCATATCCATTTGTGGAATGGGTGGGCTAGGAAAAACAACTCTTGCCCGGGCCATCTATAAAAAGAATGAGATTAGAAAGAACTTTGATTGCTTTTCGTGGATTACAATCTCCCAAAACTACAAGGTTGAAGATTTGTTTAGAAGAATACTCAAACAATTTCTGGATATGAATGAGAACATTCCTGATCAGACTGACATTATGTATAGGGTAAGCTTGGTAGAGAGGCTAAGAAATTACCTGCAGGACAAAAAGTATTTAATTTTCTTGGATGACATGTGGAGTCAAGATGCTTGGATTCTATTGGATCGTGCttttgtgaaaaataaaaaaggaagtAGAATTGTCATTACAACTAGAAATGAAGATGTAGCATCAATTGCAAATAACGGGTGTTCTTTTAAGCCTAAGTACCTACCATGGGGGGATGCATGGGATCTCTTCTGCCGAAAAGCGTTTCACAGGCTAGACCAGAATGGTTGTCCTCAAGTTGTGATGCACTGGGCAGAAAAAATTGTCAGCAAGTGTGAAGGATTGCCTCTTGCTATTGTTGCCATTGGAAGTCTTCTATCCTATAAGCAAATAGATGAGGCAGAGTGGAAGTTGTTCTATGGTCAACTTAACTGGCAACTAACCAAGAACCAAAAGCTCAACTATGTAACAAGTATTCTCAATCTCAGCTTCGATTATCTACCAGCAAATCTAAAAAATTGCTTCCTTTATTGTAGCATGTTCCCTGAAGACCATGAGATCAGAAGAAAACAGATAATTCGGCTATGGATAGCTGAAGGTTTTATTGAAGAAAGGGGAGATATTACATTGGAAGAAGTGGCTGAAGACTACCTCAAAGAACTTGTTCAACGTTCACTTCTTCAAGTTGCTTGGACAAAAGAGTATGAGAGACCAAAGTCATTTCGCATGCATGATCTTGTGAGAGACATAACAGTGACAAAATGCAAAATTGAAAAGTTTTCTCTCCTAGCAGACAACACGTGTGTTACAAAACTGAGTGATGAAGCACGCCGAGTTTCCTTAGTGAAGGGCGGGAAATCAATGGAATCTGGCCAAGGTCCAAGAAAGATCAGGTCCTTTATTTTGTTCGATGAGGAAGTGCAATTCTCATGGATACAAAAGGCAACTTCGAATTTCAGATTGCTAAGGGTCTTGTCCTTACGTTATGCAAAAATTGTGAAGCTTCCTGATGCTGTAACTTATCTGTTCAATTTGCATTATCTTGATTTACGTCATACAGAAGTTCAAGAGATCCAGCAGTCAATTGGGAAGCTGAGGAAGCTACAAACTTTGGATCTTAGGGAGACATTTGTAGAACAGCTGCCAGAAGAAATAAAGTTTCTAACCAAGTTGCGGTTCCTATCTGTCGATGTTGACTGTGATCCTAGCAACTTACACAGACACTTTCCTCGGTTCCAGGCCACTCGAATTTGTTCTGAATTTTATCTTCTGACGGATTTACAAGTGCTAGGAGACATAAAAGCAAGCAAACATGTTGTTACCAATCTTAGTAGATTAACACAGCTACGATGTCTTGGCATCTGCGACGTGAAGCAGGATCATATGGAGAAACTATGTGTCTCCATAAAAAGTATGCCAAATCTTATTAGGTTGGGTATAGTCTCACATGGTGAGGATGAAATACTTGATCTACAACATTTGGGCCATGTTCCAGATTTGGAATGGCTGCACCTACGAGGGAAGTTACATGGAGCAGGTGCTACATCAAATTTGCAGAATTTCAGTAAATTAAGATACCTAAGCATAGGGTGGTCCAGGTTGCAGGTTGATCCTCTTCCTGCAATCTCACATTTGTCGAACCTAGCAGAACTTTACCTTCAGAAAGCCTATGATGGTTTGTTGATGACCTTTCAGGCTGGCTGGTTTCCAAATCTTAGGGAATTGGGTTTAGCTGACATGGACCAGTTACGTTCAATTGATATTGAAGCTGGCACAATGCCAAACTTGAGCATTTTGGTATTATGTGGGCTGCAGAATATGATATCTGTGCCAGTAGGATTTAAATATCTGACATCACTACAAATTTTACGCCTCTGGGATATGCCAAAAGAATTCATGGAGAGGACACATGCAGAGGATCATGTCTATGTTAAACACATTCATCAGATTCGTTATCATGCTCTCCGTGTGAAACGATGGAAATTCACCA GTCTTCAACGTTCAGAAAAGAAGGAGATGGCACTTTCTGATTCGAAGACCGTGACTGAAAGAAGCTAA
- the LOC127784951 gene encoding L-type lectin-domain containing receptor kinase SIT2-like translates to MEHPPFFLLLVSLGFNLIALCAGQNQFIYHGFTGKNLTIDGTTKITPEGLLELTSDKNDLNGHAFFPTPMHFRSSPNSTVQSFSVNFVFAIQSFYSDRSYDGMAFLIAPSNNLSTAWPDGYLGLFNISNRGNSSNRILAVELDTFQNNEFGDISNSHVGIDINDVRSVNSSFAGFYDDKNGIFTNLTLYNGRAMQVWMEYSEEATQITVTMAPIDTPKPKRPLLYATYDLSTVLTDPVYIGFSAATGVISTRHIVLGWSFGMGVPAPDIDITKLPKLPRVGTKPRSNVLEIVLPIASAMFIIIVGTMVILIVRRKLLYAELREDWEIDFGPQRFSYKDLFHATQGFKNKNMIGVGGFGKVYKGVLATSKLEIAVKKISHESRQGMKEFITEIVSIGRLRHRNLVPLLGYCRRKSELLLVYNYMPKGSLDKYLHDVDNRAILNWAQRFQIIKDVACGLFYLHERWEKVVIHRDIKASNILLDAEMNGRLGDFGLARLYDHGTDPQTTHVVGTMGYLAPEMVQTGKASPLTDVFAFGAFLLETTCGQRPVKQDSQGNQLMLVDWVLEHWHDGSLTEAVDMRLQGDYNIDEACLVLKLALVCLHPFPASRPNMRQVMQYLDKDLPQPELAPTRLGFSKLPLMQNKGFNPSAMSYPELRTSIGTFSGLSGGR, encoded by the coding sequence ATGGAGCACCCTCCCTTCTTTCTGCTCCTTGTGTCGCTTGGCTTCAACCTTATAGCCCTTTGTGCCGGTCAAAACCAATTCATCTACCATGGTTTCACCGGCAAAAACCTCACTATCGATGGCACCACCAAAATCACACCGGAAGGACTCCTTGAGCTGACTAGTGACAAGAATGATCTCAATGGCCATGCATTCTTCCCAACACCTATGCATTTCCGCAGTTCACCCAACAGCACCGTTCAGTCATTCTCGGTGAACTTCGTGTTCGCCATCCAGTCCTTCTACTCCGACAGAAGCTACGATGGCATGGCGTTCTTGATAGCCCCAAGCAACAATCTCTCGACTGCGTGGCCAGATGGGTACCTGGGTCTCTTTAACATCAGCAACAGAGGGAATTCAAGTAACCGCATCCTCGCAGTCGAGCTCGACACCTTTCAGAACAATGAGTTTGGGGATATCAGTAACAGCCATGTTGGCATTGATATCAATGACGTCCGCTCCGTGAATTCCTCCTTTGCTGGCTTCTATGATGACAAGAACGGGATTTTCACAAACTTGACTCTGTACAATGGTCGGGCTATGCAAGTTTGGATGGAATACAGCGAAGAGGCCACGCAGATCACCGTGACCATGGCTCCCATTGATACACCAAAGCCGAAGAGGCCACTGCTCTATGCCACCTATGATCTCTCGACTGTGCTCACAGACCCTGTGTACATAGGTTTTTCAGCTGCAACTGGCGTAATTAGCACACGACATATCGTGCTTGGCTGGAGCTTTGGCATGGGTGTTCCAGCTCCGGACATTGATATCACCAAACTACCAAAGCTACCTCGTGTTGGAACCAAGCCTCGTTCCAATGTCTTGGAAATCGTCCTCCCAATAGCCAGTGCCATGTTCATCATCATTGTCGGCACCATGGTCATTTTGATTGTGCGGAGGAAGCTACTGTATGCTGAGCTACGAGAAGATTGGGAGATTGATTTTGGGCCTCAGCGGTTTTCATACAAGGACCTGTTCCATGCCACTCAAGGATTTaagaacaaaaacatgattGGAGTAGGTGGATTTGGGAAAGTCTATAAAGGAGTCCTTGCGACATCCAAATTGGAGATTGCCGTGAAGAAGATCTCCCATGAGTCGAGACAAGGAATGAAGGAGTTTATAACAGAGATTGTTAGCATTGGTCGTCTTCGACATCGCAACCTTGTGCCACTACTTGGCTACTGTCGACGGAAGAGTGAACTACTTTTGGTCTATAACTACATGCCAAAAGGTAGTCTTGATAAGTATCTACATGATGTAGACAATAGGGCTATACTTAATTGGGCTCAAAGATTTCAGATAATTAAAGATGTTGCATGTGGATTGTTCTATTTGCACGAGAGATGGGAGAAAGTTGTTATACATCGAGACATAAAGGCAAGCAATATACTCCTTGATGCTGAAATGAATGGGAGATTAGGCGACTTTGGGCTTGCACGACTATATGATCATGGTACTGACCCACAGACTACACATGTGGTTGGCACCATGGGCTACCTAGCACCTGAGATGGTACAGACAGGTAAGGCATCCCCTCTCACAGATGTGTTTGCTTTTGGCGCATTCCTTCTTGAGACCACTTGTGGACAAAGGCCAGTGAAACAAGACTCTCAAGGCAACCAACTTATGCTGGTTGATTGGGTTCTTGAGCATTGGCATGATGGATCTCTCACTGAGGCAGTGGACATGAGACTCCAAGGTGATTATAACATTGACGAGGCATGCCTAGTCCTAAAATTAGCTCTTGTGTGTTTGCATCCATTTCCTGCTTCAAGGCCAAATATGCGGCAGGTAATGCAATACCTCGACAAGGACTTGCCACAGCCAGAGTTAGCACCAACACGTCTAGGTTTCAGCAAGCTACCTTTGAtgcaaaacaaaggatttaACCCATCAGCCATGTCATATCCGGAGTTGAGGACGAGCATCGGCACATTCTCTGGCCTCTCAGGTGGACGATGA
- the LOC127784898 gene encoding L-type lectin-domain containing receptor kinase SIT2-like — MKLTLLLLQILFFGLDLVSCAYGEYVFIYSGFAHNNITLDGAAMVTANGLLDITNGSTRLNGHAFYPTPLPFRNFSSGLVQSFSTSFVFGVQSTYPSQGFTFFIAPSKNFSSALPVQFLGLLNSENNGDMKNQIFAVEFDSIKNIEFQDINNNHVGFDINSLISVDSYPAGFYDDKDGTFSNLTITSSEAMQVWVDYNGDIAQISVTMAPMGMAKPLKPLGSANRNLSSVLSEMVYVGFSSAAGRDNTRHYILGWSFGLNSAAPRIDITSLPKMPHFGPKARSKILEIILPIATAVSILSVGTIILLLVRRHLRYSEVREDWEVEFGPHRFSFRDLFHATEGFKDKNLLGIGGFGRVYRGVLPASKLDIAVKRVSHDSKQGMKEFVAEVVSIGRLQHRNIVHLLGYCRRKGELFLVYDYMPKGSLDKYLYGQEDKPILTWAQRFLIIKGITSGLVYLHEEWEKVVIHRDIKASNVLLDAEMNGRLGDFGLARLYDHGVDAQTTRVVGTIGYMAPELASSSKATPLTDVFSFGIFVLEVTCGKRPIKEDVNGNQIMLVDWVLENWQKGSLTDTVDTKLQGNYDVDEASMALKLGLLCSHPFADARPKMQQVMQYLEGEVPIPEDMPPHLSFEMLTLMQNEGFDSYVMSFPSSVTNHSSAASHGSLMSALSGGR, encoded by the coding sequence ATGAAGCTCACTTTATTACTTCTACAGATACTGTTCTTTGGCCTTGATCTAGTGAGCTGTGCATATGGTGAATACGTATTCATCTACTCTGGCTTCGCCCACAATAACATTACCCTTGATGGTGCAGCCATGGTGACTGCCAACGGCCTCCTCGACATAACCAATGGCTCTACCAGGCTCAATGGGCATGCTTTCTATCCAACTCCGCTGCCCTTCCGCAACTTCTCCAGTGGCCTGGTGCAATCCTTTTCCACATCTTTTGTATTTGGTGTCCAATCTACCTACCCTAGCCAAGGCTTTACATTCTTCATAGCACCAAGCAAGAATTTTTCATCCGCGTTGCCAGTACAATTCCTGGGACTCCTCAACAGCGAGAACAATGGCGACATGAAAAACCAAATCTTTGCAGTCGAGTTTGACAGCATAAAAAATATTGAGTTCCAAGATATCAACAACAACCACGTTGGGTTTGACATCAATAGTCTCATCTCTGTGGACTCATACCCTGCTGGTTTCTATGATGATAAAGATGGTACCTTCAGTAATTTGACCATAACTAGTAGTGAAGCAATGCAAGTTTGGGTGGATTACAATGGAGATATCGCACAAATTAGTGTCACCATGGCTCCCATGGGTATGGCGAAACCATTAAAGCCATTAGGATCAGCCAATCGTAACCTCTCATCTGTACTTAGTGAGATGGTATATGTTGGCTTTTCATCTGCTGCAGGCAGGGACAACACTCGGCATTACATTCTCGGGTGGAGTTTTGGTCTAAATAGTGCTGCTCCACGTATTGATATCACCAGTCTGCCGAAGATGCCTCATTTTGGACCCAAGGCTAGATCAAAGATCCTAGAAATCATTTTACCAATAGCAACAGCAGTGTCCATCCTTTCCGTTGGCACCATCATTCTTTTACTTGTACGAAGGCACCTAAGATATTCAGAGGTACGGGAAGATTGGGAAGTTGAGTTTGGGCCACATAGATTCTCTTTTAGGGATTTGTTTCATGCCACGGAAGGATTCAAGGACAAGAATCTTTTAGGCATTGGAGGATTCGGAAGAGTATATAGAGGAGTGCTTCCAGCGTCAAAACTAGATATAGCAGTGAAAAGAGTGTCACATGATTCAAAGCAGGGCATGAAGGAATTCGTTGCAGAAGTTGTCAGCATAGGCCGCCTCCAACACCGTAACATTGTGCATTTACTTGGTTATTGTCGACGAAAAGGTGAATTATTTTTAGTGTATGACTACATGCCAAAAGGAAGCCTTGACAAGTACTTGTATGGTCAAGAGGACAAGCCGATCCTTACTTGGGCTCAAAGGTTCCTGATCATCAAAGGAATTACATCTGGATTGGTCTATCTTCATGAGGAGTGGGAGAAAGTTGTCATTCATCGAGATATCAAGGCAAGCAATGTGCTCCTTGACGCCGAGATGAATGGGAGACTTGGTGACTTTGGCCTTGCAAGGTTGTACGATCATGGTGTCGATGCACAAACAACCCGTGTGGTTGGCACCATAGGATACATGGCTCCTGAATTGGCATCAAGCAGCAAGGCAACCCCTCTCACCGATGTATTTTCCTTCGGTATATTTGTTCTTGAAGTCACATGTGGGAAAAGGCCCATCAAGGAAGATGTCAACGGTAACCAAATCATGCTTGTGGATTGGGTGCTAGAGAATTGGCAGAAGGGATCACTTACTGATACAGTAGACACTAAGCTCCAAGGTAACTATGATGTTGATGAGGCAAGCATGGCACTAAAGCTGGGATTGCTGTGCTCCCACCCGTTTGCAGATGCTAGACCAAAAATGCAGCAAGTCATGCAATACCTTGAAGGAGAGGTTCCAATACCTGAGGATATGCCACCTCATTTGAGCTTTGAGATGCTAACGTTGATGCAGAACGAAGGGTTTGACTCATACGTCATGTCTTTTCCTTCATCAGTAACAAACCATTCATCAGCAGCCAGCCACGGCTCACTAATGTCCGCTCTCTCTGGAGGAAGGTGA